The following coding sequences lie in one Candidatus Dependentiae bacterium genomic window:
- a CDS encoding ankyrin repeat domain-containing protein translates to MNIKRYFVFVIISLSPHIHHLLAQEEVNVEKDPSQINKEEFLPAHSSKSQDYSQNQDLLRNQVIIACEPFTSETDVQKNQRELDEKLILAVDQKDLTQVKSLLTCGAKGDSVHFSSTAIHKAALIGHEEILQALLNAGVDKNVLDSDGATPLHCAVKNGHLMTLQILLAAGAKTEIHDNEGWTPLHYALLNNDAAAAEELLIADTRKLIFRV, encoded by the coding sequence ATGAATATAAAACGTTATTTTGTATTCGTTATCATATCACTATCACCTCATATTCATCATCTGTTGGCTCAAGAGGAGGTCAATGTTGAGAAAGACCCATCACAAATTAATAAAGAAGAGTTTCTTCCTGCACATTCATCTAAAAGTCAAGATTACTCACAAAACCAAGACCTTCTTCGTAATCAAGTAATTATTGCATGTGAGCCGTTTACATCAGAAACCGATGTGCAAAAAAATCAACGAGAACTGGATGAAAAGCTTATTCTTGCAGTTGATCAGAAAGATCTTACGCAAGTAAAAAGTCTTCTTACATGCGGGGCGAAGGGTGATTCTGTTCACTTTTCTTCTACCGCCATTCATAAAGCTGCTTTGATAGGCCATGAAGAAATTCTCCAAGCTCTTCTTAATGCTGGGGTAGATAAAAATGTTCTTGATTCAGATGGAGCAACGCCTCTTCATTGCGCAGTTAAAAATGGCCATCTGATGACGCTTCAAATACTTCTTGCAGCCGGTGCGAAAACAGAAATTCATGATAACGAAGGCTGGACTCCATTGCACTATGCTCTTCTGAATAACGATGCAGCTGCAGCTGAGGAACTTCTTATTGCAGATACTCGTAAACTTATTTTTCGAGTGTAG